A single window of Streptomyces griseoviridis DNA harbors:
- the nuoE gene encoding NADH-quinone oxidoreductase subunit NuoE, whose protein sequence is MTTSSSERGVSLGMPELPAPAYPDDVRTRLEADAREVIARYPDSRSALLPLLHLVQAEEGHVTRTGTRFCAEVLGLTTAEVTAVATFYSMYRRRPSGDYQVGVCTNTLCAVMGGDAIFEELQEHLGVGNGETTADGKVTLEHIECNAACDFAPVVMVNWEFFDNQSPASAKRLVDDLRAGRDVSPTRGARLCTFKDTARILAGFPDERPGAVEESGSAGHASLVGLRLAKGETAPPRVVQPRDGEPQDQQGDTARGESRQAPQDTAAHPPSPGEHLSSHDAPQDTSASDPAHPAGPAAEEGE, encoded by the coding sequence GTGACCACCAGTTCTTCGGAGCGGGGCGTCAGCCTGGGCATGCCCGAACTGCCTGCGCCCGCCTACCCGGACGACGTCCGGACCCGCCTTGAGGCCGACGCCCGCGAGGTGATCGCCCGCTACCCGGACTCCCGGTCCGCGCTGCTGCCGCTGCTGCACCTCGTGCAGGCGGAGGAGGGCCACGTCACCCGCACCGGGACGCGGTTCTGCGCGGAGGTGCTCGGCCTGACCACCGCCGAGGTGACCGCCGTCGCCACCTTCTACAGCATGTACCGGCGCCGTCCCTCCGGCGACTACCAGGTCGGCGTCTGCACCAACACGCTCTGCGCGGTGATGGGCGGCGACGCGATCTTCGAGGAGCTCCAGGAGCACCTCGGCGTCGGCAACGGCGAGACCACCGCCGACGGCAAGGTCACCCTGGAGCACATCGAGTGCAACGCGGCCTGCGACTTCGCGCCCGTGGTGATGGTCAACTGGGAGTTCTTCGACAACCAGTCCCCGGCCAGCGCCAAGCGCCTCGTCGACGACCTGCGGGCAGGACGCGACGTCAGCCCCACCCGCGGGGCCCGGCTGTGCACCTTCAAGGACACCGCGCGCATCCTGGCCGGCTTCCCCGACGAACGTCCTGGAGCCGTCGAGGAGAGCGGCAGCGCCGGCCACGCCTCCCTGGTGGGCCTGCGACTGGCCAAGGGCGAGACGGCGCCGCCGCGCGTCGTCCAGCCGCGCGACGGCGAACCCCAGGACCAGCAGGGGGACACCGCCCGGGGGGAGTCGCGGCAAGCGCCGCAGGACACGGCGGCGCACCCGCCGTCGCCCGGCGAGCACCTCAGCTCGCACGACGCACCGCAGGACACGTCGGCCTCCGACCCCGCCCACCCGGCGGGGCCCGCCGCCGAGGAGGGGGAGTGA
- a CDS encoding geranylgeranyl reductase family protein — protein MVVGAGPAGSTTAYHLAKAGLDVLLLEKTEFPREKVCGDGLTPRAVKQLVAMGIDISEEAGWLRNKGLRIIGGGVRLQLDWPDLASFPDYGLVRKRDDFDEQLARQAQKAGARLFERCNVGAPIVDDRTGRITGVHARLGEEKREVTFRAPLVVAADGNSTRLSLAMGLHRREDRPMGVAVRTYFTSPRHDDDYLESWLELWDRRGAEDRLLPGYGWIFGMGDGTSNVGLGVLNTSDSFKELDWREVLKAWCASMPEDWGYTPDNMTCPIRGAALPMAFNRQPHYTRGLLLVGDAGGLVNPFNGEGIAYAMESGQIAADVIVQAHARSTPAQRETALHHYPRILKDTYGGYYTLGRAFVKLIGNPKVMKIATQRGLTHPMLMKFTLKMLANLTDPTGGDAMDRIINGLSKVAPKA, from the coding sequence ATCGTCGTCGGAGCCGGACCGGCCGGTTCGACGACGGCGTACCACCTGGCCAAGGCCGGGCTCGACGTCCTGCTGCTGGAGAAGACCGAGTTCCCGCGCGAGAAGGTGTGCGGCGACGGACTCACCCCGCGCGCGGTCAAGCAGCTCGTGGCGATGGGCATCGACATCTCGGAGGAGGCGGGCTGGCTGCGCAACAAGGGGCTGCGGATCATCGGCGGCGGCGTCCGCCTCCAGCTCGACTGGCCCGATCTCGCCTCCTTCCCCGACTACGGACTGGTCCGCAAGCGCGACGACTTCGACGAGCAACTGGCCCGCCAGGCGCAGAAGGCGGGCGCCCGCCTCTTCGAGCGCTGCAACGTGGGGGCGCCGATCGTCGACGACCGCACCGGCCGGATCACCGGCGTGCACGCCAGACTCGGCGAGGAGAAGCGGGAGGTCACCTTCCGGGCGCCGCTGGTGGTCGCCGCCGACGGCAACTCCACCCGGCTCTCGCTCGCGATGGGCCTGCACCGCCGCGAGGACCGCCCGATGGGCGTCGCGGTCCGCACGTACTTCACCTCGCCCCGCCACGACGACGACTACCTGGAGTCCTGGCTGGAACTGTGGGACCGGCGCGGCGCCGAGGACCGGCTGCTGCCCGGCTACGGCTGGATCTTCGGCATGGGCGACGGCACGTCCAACGTCGGTCTCGGCGTGCTGAACACCTCCGACTCCTTCAAGGAGCTGGACTGGCGCGAGGTCCTCAAGGCGTGGTGCGCCTCGATGCCGGAGGACTGGGGCTACACCCCGGACAACATGACCTGCCCGATCCGGGGCGCCGCGCTGCCCATGGCCTTCAACCGGCAGCCCCACTACACGCGCGGGCTGCTGCTGGTCGGCGACGCGGGCGGCCTGGTGAACCCGTTCAACGGCGAGGGCATCGCCTACGCCATGGAGTCGGGGCAGATCGCCGCCGACGTCATCGTCCAGGCGCACGCCCGCTCCACCCCCGCCCAGCGCGAGACGGCCCTCCACCACTACCCGCGCATCCTCAAGGACACCTACGGCGGGTACTACACGCTGGGCCGCGCCTTCGTGAAGCTCATCGGCAACCCGAAGGTCATGAAGATCGCGACCCAGCGCGGCCTGACCCACCCGATGCTCATGAAGTTCACCCTGAAGATGCTCGCCAACCTCACCGACCCGACGGGCGGCGACGCGATGGACCGCATCATCAACGGCCTGAGCAAGGTGGCCCCGAAGGCCTGA
- a CDS encoding NADH-quinone oxidoreductase subunit A, producing MNAYAPILVLGALGAGFAIFSVVMATLIGPKRYNRAKLEAYECGIEPTPTPAGGGRFPIKYYLTAMLFIVFDIEIVFLYPWAVTFDALGIFGLVEMLLFVLTVFVAYAYVWRRGGLEWD from the coding sequence GTGAACGCCTATGCGCCCATCCTCGTACTGGGAGCCCTCGGGGCAGGCTTTGCGATCTTCTCCGTGGTCATGGCCACGCTGATCGGTCCGAAGCGGTACAACCGGGCCAAGCTCGAGGCCTACGAGTGCGGGATCGAGCCGACCCCCACGCCGGCGGGCGGCGGGCGCTTCCCCATCAAGTACTACCTGACGGCGATGCTCTTCATCGTCTTCGACATCGAGATCGTCTTCCTCTACCCCTGGGCCGTCACCTTCGACGCCCTCGGGATCTTCGGGCTCGTGGAGATGCTGCTGTTCGTGCTCACCGTCTTCGTCGCGTACGCGTACGTATGGCGGCGCGGCGGTCTGGAATGGGACTGA
- a CDS encoding NADH-quinone oxidoreductase subunit C has translation MSDANGTAGDGVNPEKDLGTDNLPGRRAEGGEEIRVQRGMFGADRGGDTSGYGGLVRSVRLPGPATRPYGGWFDEVADELEGALEEQGLLPDNAVDKTIVDRGELTFHIEREHLVRVARTLRDDPALRFELCTGVSGVHYPQDKGRELHAVYHLRSITHNRLIRLEVSAPDGDPHIPSLVAVYPTNDWHEREVYDFFGIVFDGHPALTRIMMPDDWPGHPQRKDYPLGGIPVEYKGAQIPAPDQRRSYS, from the coding sequence GTGAGTGACGCGAACGGCACCGCCGGTGACGGCGTGAACCCCGAGAAGGACCTCGGCACCGACAACCTCCCCGGCCGCCGCGCCGAGGGCGGCGAGGAGATCCGCGTCCAGCGCGGCATGTTCGGCGCCGACCGGGGCGGCGACACCTCCGGATACGGAGGTCTGGTCCGCTCGGTCCGGCTGCCGGGACCCGCCACCCGCCCCTACGGCGGCTGGTTCGACGAGGTCGCCGACGAGCTGGAGGGCGCCCTGGAGGAACAGGGGCTGCTCCCCGACAACGCCGTCGACAAGACGATCGTCGACCGCGGCGAACTGACCTTCCACATCGAGCGCGAGCACCTGGTCCGCGTCGCCCGCACCCTGCGCGACGACCCGGCCCTCCGCTTCGAACTGTGCACCGGCGTCAGCGGCGTCCACTACCCGCAGGACAAGGGCCGCGAGCTGCACGCCGTCTACCACCTGCGCTCGATCACCCACAACCGGCTGATCAGGCTCGAGGTGAGCGCCCCGGACGGCGACCCGCACATCCCGTCCCTGGTCGCGGTCTACCCGACCAACGACTGGCACGAGCGGGAGGTCTACGACTTCTTCGGCATCGTCTTCGACGGCCACCCGGCCCTGACCCGGATCATGATGCCGGACGACTGGCCGGGCCACCCGCAGCGCAAGGACTACCCCCTCGGCGGCATCCCCGTCGAGTACAAGGGCGCCCAGATCCCGGCTCCGGACCAGCGGAGGTCGTACTCGTGA
- a CDS encoding C40 family peptidase has product MSHTAHIRSHRKPRRSASTIAMRAGVAGGVLSTLAVAGAAGSASAAEPVTQTLELPTLTADLSAQVAQSADATQQAAANYELRAERDAALSKAAKQAKSDLADAKKKAEAKKRAEAARKAAAERAASRSAERATLSASTTSGGGASTSTSASASTSAGASTSTSTATGSAASVIAFVKAQVGDAYVSGGTGPNSWDCSGLVQAAFKQVGVSLPRVSQDQSTAGTQVSLSNLQPGDILYWGGAGSAYHVGVYVGDGMFVGAQNPSTGVVERPLSYDPPTGAVRVL; this is encoded by the coding sequence ATGTCCCACACCGCTCACATACGGAGCCACCGCAAACCCCGCCGCAGCGCGTCGACGATCGCGATGCGTGCCGGAGTTGCCGGCGGCGTCCTCAGCACCCTGGCAGTGGCCGGGGCCGCCGGATCGGCCAGCGCCGCCGAACCGGTCACACAGACCCTCGAACTGCCCACGCTGACGGCCGACCTGTCCGCCCAGGTCGCCCAGTCCGCCGACGCCACCCAGCAGGCAGCCGCCAACTACGAACTGCGGGCGGAGCGCGACGCCGCCCTCAGCAAGGCCGCGAAGCAGGCCAAGTCCGACCTCGCGGACGCCAAGAAGAAGGCGGAGGCCAAGAAGCGGGCGGAGGCCGCCCGCAAGGCCGCCGCCGAACGCGCGGCGTCCCGCAGCGCGGAGCGGGCCACCCTGTCCGCCTCCACCACCAGCGGCGGCGGCGCGTCGACCTCGACTTCGGCATCGGCCTCGACGTCGGCCGGCGCCTCCACGAGCACGTCGACGGCGACCGGTTCGGCCGCCTCGGTCATCGCCTTCGTGAAGGCCCAGGTCGGCGACGCCTACGTCTCCGGCGGCACCGGCCCCAACTCGTGGGACTGCTCAGGACTGGTGCAGGCCGCGTTCAAGCAGGTCGGCGTCAGCCTGCCGCGCGTCTCCCAGGACCAGTCGACGGCCGGCACCCAGGTCTCGCTGAGCAACCTCCAGCCCGGCGACATCCTGTACTGGGGCGGTGCGGGCAGCGCGTACCACGTGGGGGTGTACGTGGGCGACGGCATGTTCGTCGGCGCCCAGAACCCGTCGACCGGCGTGGTCGAGAGGCCGCTCTCCTACGACCCGCCGACCGGCGCGGTACGGGTCCTCTGA
- a CDS encoding NuoB/complex I 20 kDa subunit family protein: MGLEEKLPSGFLLTTVEQAAGWVRKSSVFPATFGLACCAIEMMTTGAGRYDLARFGMEVFRGSPRQADLMIVAGRVSQKMAPVLRQVYDQMPNPKWVISMGVCASSGGMFNNYAIVQGVDHIVPVDIYLPGCPPRPEMLMDAILKLHQKIQGSKLGVNAEEAAREAEEAALKALPTIEMKGLLR, translated from the coding sequence ATGGGACTCGAAGAGAAGCTGCCGAGCGGCTTTCTGCTGACCACCGTCGAGCAGGCCGCGGGCTGGGTGCGCAAGTCGTCCGTCTTCCCGGCCACCTTCGGCCTCGCCTGCTGTGCCATCGAGATGATGACCACCGGCGCCGGACGGTACGACCTCGCCCGTTTCGGCATGGAGGTCTTCCGCGGTTCGCCGCGCCAGGCGGACCTGATGATCGTCGCCGGCCGGGTCAGCCAGAAGATGGCGCCGGTGCTCAGGCAGGTCTACGACCAGATGCCGAACCCGAAGTGGGTGATCTCCATGGGGGTCTGCGCCTCCTCGGGCGGCATGTTCAACAACTACGCGATCGTGCAGGGCGTCGACCACATCGTGCCGGTCGACATCTACCTCCCCGGCTGTCCGCCGCGGCCGGAGATGCTCATGGACGCGATCCTCAAGCTGCACCAGAAGATCCAGGGCTCCAAGCTCGGCGTGAACGCCGAGGAGGCGGCCCGGGAGGCGGAGGAAGCGGCGCTCAAGGCCCTGCCCACGATCGAGATGAAGGGGCTGCTGCGGTGA
- a CDS encoding GNAT family N-acetyltransferase — protein MNRALPVVRLRVPTDEDALTWHRLFDHPEVMEFHGGGSAEVSVYEELTARQRRHDAERGFCLWTMLDDEERAIGFTGAQPWPQDWGPTGEIEIGWRLGREFWGQGYATAAARMTLDRLRAAGVPSVVAMVLAENKRSIEVTRRLGMRLAEVFTLPNSRREGHCYRLDLSTGYAE, from the coding sequence GTGAACCGAGCTCTCCCCGTCGTAAGGCTGCGCGTCCCCACGGACGAGGACGCGCTCACCTGGCATCGCCTCTTCGACCACCCGGAGGTGATGGAGTTCCACGGCGGCGGCTCCGCCGAGGTCTCCGTCTACGAGGAACTCACCGCCCGCCAGCGCCGTCACGACGCCGAACGCGGCTTCTGCCTCTGGACGATGCTCGACGACGAGGAGCGCGCGATCGGCTTCACCGGCGCGCAGCCGTGGCCGCAGGACTGGGGGCCGACGGGCGAGATCGAGATCGGCTGGCGGCTCGGACGGGAGTTCTGGGGCCAGGGGTACGCGACGGCGGCGGCCAGGATGACGCTGGACCGGCTGCGCGCGGCCGGGGTGCCGAGCGTGGTGGCGATGGTGCTGGCCGAGAACAAGCGCTCGATCGAGGTGACCAGGCGGCTGGGGATGCGGCTGGCGGAGGTCTTCACCCTGCCGAACTCCCGGCGGGAGGGGCACTGCTACCGACTCGACCTCTCAACCGGCTACGCAGAGTAG
- the nuoF gene encoding NADH-quinone oxidoreductase subunit NuoF — protein sequence MTLAPERKDTSPEKLLSPVLSEFWDEDRSWSLDVYRRHDGYEGLRKALAMSPDDLIAYVKDSGLRGRGGAGFPTGMKWQFIPQGDGKPHYLVVNADESEPGTCKDIPLLFANPHSLIEGIVIACYAIRSSHAFIYVRGEVVPVLRRLHAAVAEAYAAGYLGENALGSGLDLELTVHAGAGAYICGEETALLDSLEGRRGQPRLRPPFPAVAGLYACPTVVNNVESIASVPAILNRGKEWFRSMGSEKSPGFTLYSLSGHVTNPGQYEAPLGITLRQLLDMSGGIRPGHRLKFWTPGGSSTPMFTEEHLDVPLDYEGVGAAGSMLGTKALQCFDETTCVVRAVTRWTEFYAHESCGKCTPCREGTYWLVQLLRDIEAGKGSMSDLDKLNDIADSINGKSFCALGDGAASPIFSSLKYFREEYEQHITGRGCPFDPARSTAWADRTEVNA from the coding sequence ATGACCTTGGCACCCGAACGGAAAGACACCAGCCCCGAGAAGCTGCTGTCACCGGTGCTGTCGGAGTTCTGGGACGAGGACAGGTCCTGGTCGCTCGACGTGTACCGGCGCCACGACGGATACGAGGGGCTGCGCAAGGCCCTCGCGATGTCCCCCGACGACCTCATCGCCTACGTCAAGGACTCCGGGCTCCGCGGCCGCGGCGGCGCGGGGTTCCCGACCGGCATGAAGTGGCAGTTCATCCCGCAGGGCGACGGAAAACCGCACTATCTCGTTGTCAACGCCGACGAATCGGAGCCCGGGACCTGCAAGGACATCCCGCTCCTCTTCGCGAACCCGCACAGCCTCATCGAGGGCATCGTCATCGCGTGCTACGCGATCAGATCGTCGCACGCCTTCATCTACGTACGGGGTGAAGTCGTCCCCGTGCTGCGGCGGTTGCACGCGGCCGTGGCCGAGGCGTACGCGGCCGGCTACCTCGGCGAGAACGCCCTCGGCAGCGGCCTCGACCTCGAACTCACCGTGCACGCGGGCGCCGGCGCGTACATCTGCGGTGAGGAGACCGCGCTGCTCGACTCGCTCGAAGGCCGCCGCGGCCAACCGCGGCTCCGACCCCCCTTCCCCGCGGTCGCGGGCCTCTACGCGTGCCCCACTGTCGTGAACAACGTCGAATCGATCGCCTCGGTTCCCGCGATCCTGAACCGGGGCAAGGAGTGGTTCCGCTCGATGGGCAGCGAGAAGTCGCCCGGCTTCACGCTCTACTCGCTCAGCGGCCACGTCACCAACCCCGGCCAGTACGAGGCCCCCCTCGGCATCACGCTGCGCCAGCTCCTCGACATGAGCGGCGGGATCCGCCCGGGTCACCGCCTCAAGTTCTGGACGCCCGGCGGCTCCTCGACCCCGATGTTCACCGAGGAGCACCTCGACGTCCCGCTCGACTACGAGGGCGTGGGCGCCGCCGGTTCCATGCTCGGCACCAAGGCGCTCCAGTGCTTCGACGAGACGACCTGCGTCGTGCGGGCCGTCACCCGCTGGACCGAGTTCTACGCCCACGAGTCCTGCGGCAAGTGCACCCCCTGCCGCGAAGGCACCTACTGGCTCGTGCAGTTGCTGCGCGACATCGAGGCCGGCAAGGGCTCCATGTCCGACCTCGACAAGCTCAACGACATCGCGGACAGCATCAACGGCAAGTCCTTCTGCGCCCTCGGCGACGGCGCCGCCTCGCCGATCTTCTCCTCGCTGAAGTACTTCCGCGAGGAGTACGAACAGCACATCACGGGCCGCGGCTGCCCCTTCGACCCGGCCCGCTCGACGGCCTGGGCCGACCGTACGGAGGTGAACGCATGA
- a CDS encoding NADH-quinone oxidoreductase subunit D yields the protein MSTQSASARETTEGTVYTVTGGDWDEVVQSAARADDERIVVNMGPQHPSTHGVLRLILEIEGETVTEARCGIGYLHTGIEKNLEYRTWTQGTTFVTRMDYLTSFFNETAYCLGVEKLLGIEDQITERTDIIRVLLMELNRMSSHLVCIATGGMELGATTIMIYGFRDREMILDIYELITGLRMNHAYIRPGGLAQDLPPGAVDHIREFVKKMKKNLPEYDKLATGNPIFKARMQDIGHLDLAGCMALGATGPILRATGLPHDLRKSQPYCGYETYDFEVPTADTCDAYGRFLVRLEEMRQSLAIVEQCLDRLQPGPVMVADKKIAWPAQLALGPDGLGNSLDHIKKIMGTSMEALIHHFKLVTEGFRVPPGQAYTAVESPKGELGVHAVSDGGTRPYRVHFRDPSFTNLQAMAAMCEGGQVADVIVAVASIDPVMGGVDR from the coding sequence GTGAGCACGCAGTCAGCATCGGCACGCGAGACCACCGAGGGCACCGTCTACACGGTCACCGGTGGCGACTGGGACGAGGTCGTCCAGTCCGCGGCCCGCGCCGACGACGAGCGCATCGTCGTCAACATGGGTCCCCAGCACCCCTCCACCCACGGAGTGCTCCGCCTGATCCTGGAGATCGAGGGCGAGACGGTCACCGAGGCCCGCTGCGGCATCGGCTACCTGCACACCGGCATCGAGAAGAACCTCGAATACCGCACCTGGACGCAGGGCACCACCTTCGTCACGCGGATGGATTACCTGACGTCGTTCTTCAACGAGACCGCCTACTGTCTCGGCGTCGAGAAACTCCTCGGCATCGAGGACCAGATCACCGAGCGGACCGACATCATCCGGGTGCTCCTGATGGAGCTGAACCGGATGTCCTCCCACCTGGTGTGCATCGCCACCGGCGGGATGGAGCTGGGCGCCACCACGATCATGATCTACGGATTCCGCGATCGTGAAATGATTCTCGACATCTACGAGCTCATCACGGGCCTGCGGATGAACCACGCGTACATCCGCCCCGGCGGACTCGCCCAGGACCTGCCGCCCGGCGCGGTGGACCATATCCGCGAGTTCGTGAAGAAGATGAAGAAGAACCTCCCGGAGTACGACAAGCTCGCCACCGGGAACCCCATCTTCAAGGCCCGCATGCAGGACATCGGCCACCTCGACCTGGCCGGCTGCATGGCCCTCGGCGCCACCGGACCCATCCTGCGCGCCACCGGCCTGCCGCACGACCTGCGCAAGTCCCAGCCGTACTGCGGCTACGAGACCTACGACTTCGAGGTCCCGACCGCCGACACCTGCGACGCCTACGGCCGCTTCCTGGTCCGCCTCGAAGAGATGCGCCAGTCCCTCGCGATCGTCGAGCAGTGCCTCGACCGGCTCCAGCCCGGACCGGTCATGGTCGCCGACAAGAAGATCGCCTGGCCCGCCCAGCTCGCCCTGGGCCCCGACGGGCTCGGCAACTCCCTCGACCACATCAAGAAGATCATGGGCACCTCCATGGAGGCCCTGATCCACCACTTCAAGCTGGTCACCGAGGGCTTCCGGGTACCGCCCGGCCAGGCCTACACGGCCGTCGAGTCGCCCAAGGGCGAACTCGGGGTGCACGCGGTCTCCGACGGCGGCACCCGCCCCTACCGGGTCCACTTCCGCGACCCGTCCTTCACCAACCTGCAGGCGATGGCGGCGATGTGCGAGGGCGGCCAGGTCGCCGACGTCATCGTCGCTGTCGCGTCCATCGACCCCGTGATGGGAGGCGTCGACCGGTGA
- a CDS encoding NADH-quinone oxidoreductase subunit G, translating to MTVTTSAPSGGGEAALPPEDLVSLTIDGAEISVPKGTLVIRAAEQLGIEIPRFCDHPLLDPAGACRQCIVEVEGQRKPMASCTITCTDGMVVKTQLTSPVAEKAQHGVMELLLINHPLDCPVCDKGGECPLQNQAMSHGNAESRFEGRKRTFEKPVPISTQVLLDRERCVLCARCTRFSNQVAGDPMIELLERGALQQVGTGEGDPFQSYFSGNTIQICPVGALTSAAYRFRSRPFDLVSSPSVCEHCAGGCATRTDHRRGKVMRRLAAADAEVNEEWICDKGRFGFRYAQQRDRLRTPLVRNPEGDLVPASWPEALEIAAQGLLASRGRTGVLTGGRLTIEDAYTYSKFARVALDTNDIDFRARVHAGEEADFLAAQVAGRGRDLDGTGVTYTSLEKAPAVLLIGFEAEEEAPGVFLRLRKAWRKHGQQVFALATHATRGLEKAGGTLLPAAPGTETEWLDALTSGVGLEDAGARAAEALRADGAVIVVGERLAGVAGALTAVVGAAAATGAALVWVPRRAGERGAVEAGALPSLLPGGRPATDPRAREEVAAVWGVAELPHRYGRDTGQIVEAAARGELQALLVGGVEVDDLPDPARAREALREAGFVVSLELRPSEVTERASVVLPVAAVAERAGTFLNWEGRIRSFEAALKPDQLTHALAPTDARVLQMLADAMDVHLGLPDLRTVRAELDRLGGWDGTRSAAPRETAVPLPRPAAGEAVLAGHRLLLDRGLLQRGDEALAGTRHPAHARVSAATAAESGVKDGDLLAVTGPAGSVALPLQITEMPDRVVWLPLNSVGAGVASDTGALPGALVRIGPATLVGEAPEEVEA from the coding sequence ATGACCGTGACCACCAGCGCTCCCTCCGGAGGGGGAGAGGCGGCACTCCCGCCCGAGGACCTCGTGTCGCTGACCATCGACGGCGCCGAGATCAGCGTGCCCAAGGGCACCCTGGTCATCAGGGCCGCCGAACAGCTCGGCATCGAGATCCCGCGCTTCTGCGACCACCCGCTCCTCGACCCGGCGGGCGCCTGCCGCCAGTGCATCGTCGAGGTCGAGGGCCAGCGCAAGCCGATGGCGTCCTGCACCATCACCTGCACCGACGGCATGGTGGTGAAGACCCAGCTCACCTCGCCGGTCGCCGAGAAGGCCCAGCACGGTGTGATGGAGCTGCTGCTCATCAACCACCCGCTGGACTGCCCGGTCTGCGACAAGGGCGGCGAGTGCCCGCTGCAGAACCAGGCCATGTCGCACGGCAACGCGGAGTCACGCTTCGAAGGCAGGAAGCGGACGTTCGAGAAGCCCGTGCCGATCTCCACCCAGGTGCTCCTCGACCGCGAGCGGTGCGTGCTGTGCGCCCGCTGCACCCGGTTCTCCAACCAGGTCGCGGGCGACCCGATGATCGAACTCCTCGAACGCGGCGCGCTCCAGCAGGTCGGCACCGGCGAGGGCGACCCCTTCCAGTCGTACTTCTCCGGCAACACCATCCAGATCTGCCCGGTCGGCGCGCTCACCTCCGCGGCCTACCGGTTCCGCTCCCGCCCCTTCGACCTGGTCTCCTCGCCGTCGGTGTGCGAGCACTGCGCGGGCGGCTGCGCCACCCGCACCGACCACCGGCGCGGCAAGGTGATGCGGCGCCTCGCGGCGGCCGACGCCGAGGTCAACGAGGAGTGGATCTGCGACAAGGGACGCTTCGGGTTCCGGTACGCGCAGCAGCGCGACCGGCTCAGGACGCCCCTGGTCCGCAACCCCGAGGGCGACCTGGTGCCGGCCTCCTGGCCCGAGGCGCTGGAGATCGCCGCCCAGGGGCTGCTGGCCTCGCGCGGCAGGACCGGCGTGCTGACCGGCGGCCGGCTCACCATCGAGGACGCCTACACCTACAGCAAGTTCGCGCGCGTGGCGCTCGACACCAACGACATCGACTTCCGCGCGCGCGTGCACGCCGGCGAGGAGGCCGACTTCCTGGCCGCCCAGGTCGCCGGACGCGGCCGGGACCTCGACGGGACCGGTGTCACGTACACCTCGCTGGAGAAGGCGCCCGCCGTCCTGCTGATCGGGTTCGAGGCCGAGGAGGAGGCGCCCGGCGTCTTCCTGCGGCTGCGCAAGGCCTGGCGCAAGCACGGGCAGCAGGTGTTCGCCCTCGCCACCCACGCCACCCGCGGCCTGGAGAAGGCGGGCGGCACCCTGCTGCCGGCCGCCCCCGGCACGGAGACCGAGTGGCTCGACGCGCTGACCAGCGGCGTCGGCCTGGAGGACGCCGGTGCGCGGGCCGCCGAGGCACTGCGCGCCGACGGCGCCGTGATCGTCGTCGGCGAGCGGCTCGCCGGTGTGGCCGGCGCGCTGACCGCCGTCGTGGGGGCCGCCGCCGCGACCGGGGCCGCGCTGGTGTGGGTCCCGCGGCGGGCCGGTGAGCGCGGCGCCGTCGAGGCGGGCGCGCTGCCGTCGCTGCTGCCCGGCGGACGCCCGGCCACCGACCCGCGCGCGCGGGAGGAGGTCGCCGCGGTCTGGGGCGTCGCCGAACTCCCGCACCGCTACGGGCGCGACACCGGACAGATCGTCGAGGCCGCCGCCCGCGGCGAACTCCAGGCCCTGCTGGTCGGCGGAGTGGAGGTCGACGACCTGCCCGACCCGGCACGCGCGCGTGAGGCGCTCCGGGAGGCCGGCTTCGTCGTCTCGCTCGAACTGCGGCCGAGCGAGGTCACCGAGCGCGCCTCCGTCGTCCTGCCGGTGGCCGCGGTCGCCGAGAGGGCCGGCACCTTCCTCAACTGGGAGGGCCGGATCCGCTCCTTCGAGGCCGCCCTCAAGCCCGACCAGCTGACCCACGCCCTCGCGCCGACCGACGCGCGCGTGCTGCAGATGCTGGCCGACGCCATGGACGTCCACCTCGGACTGCCCGACCTGCGGACCGTGCGCGCCGAACTCGACCGGCTCGGCGGCTGGGACGGCACCCGCTCCGCCGCACCGCGCGAGACGGCCGTCCCGCTGCCGAGGCCCGCCGCGGGCGAGGCCGTCCTCGCCGGACACCGGCTGCTGCTCGACCGCGGTCTCCTCCAGCGGGGCGACGAGGCCCTGGCGGGCACCCGGCACCCCGCGCACGCGCGCGTGTCGGCCGCCACCGCCGCCGAGTCCGGCGTCAAGGACGGCGACCTGCTCGCCGTGACCGGGCCCGCGGGCTCCGTCGCGCTCCCGCTCCAGATCACCGAGATGCCCGACCGGGTGGTCTGGCTCCCGCTGAACTCCGTGGGCGCCGGTGTCGCCTCCGACACGGGAGCGCTGCCCGGCGCCCTCGTCCGCATCGGCCCGGCGACGCTCGTCGGCGAGGCCCCCGAGGAGGTGGAGGCATGA